One Thioclava electrotropha DNA segment encodes these proteins:
- a CDS encoding type II secretion system F family protein, giving the protein MLMTRIEDFALRMGIAPETLLAAGIGFGLLLLIVGLQAAFQRDRAAERIAAIGGPKTGGRAEHGYLKAPEARPGQILKAFVPADRQTRSKLERKLAQAGLSGASALRRFTLVRIALGVCLPGIFMGLLFAARSPEIGLPMGLDARLGSLSGMATYQILTGLVAGGYLLPLMWLNSRMRERRLRIEESFPNALDLMQVAIESGMGFDAAMTRVGNELAETSPEISFEFLSVQRQVQAGREREAALRDMADRTGVETVRAFANVASQSLRFGASMAQALTTYAADLRGIREMRAQEKANRLPVQMSGVLASLMLPALILIAVGPVVIRYFVNYAQ; this is encoded by the coding sequence CGCGCTTCGGATGGGCATCGCGCCCGAGACGCTTCTGGCCGCTGGGATCGGCTTCGGCCTGCTGCTTCTGATTGTCGGGCTTCAGGCCGCCTTCCAGCGCGACCGCGCCGCCGAGCGCATCGCGGCCATCGGCGGGCCGAAAACGGGGGGACGTGCCGAGCACGGCTATCTCAAGGCGCCGGAGGCACGTCCGGGCCAGATCCTGAAGGCCTTCGTGCCCGCCGACCGCCAGACCCGCTCCAAGCTGGAACGCAAGCTTGCGCAGGCCGGGCTGTCCGGGGCAAGCGCATTGCGCCGCTTCACCTTGGTCCGGATCGCGCTGGGCGTCTGCCTGCCGGGTATTTTCATGGGGCTTCTGTTTGCCGCACGCAGCCCCGAGATCGGCCTGCCGATGGGGCTGGATGCCCGTCTCGGAAGCCTGAGCGGCATGGCGACCTATCAGATCCTGACCGGGCTCGTTGCAGGCGGCTATCTGCTGCCGCTTATGTGGCTCAACAGCCGGATGCGCGAGCGGCGGCTGCGGATCGAAGAGAGCTTCCCGAACGCGCTCGATCTGATGCAGGTCGCGATTGAAAGCGGCATGGGGTTCGATGCGGCGATGACCCGCGTGGGCAACGAGCTGGCGGAGACCTCGCCGGAAATTTCCTTCGAGTTCCTCTCGGTGCAGCGCCAGGTTCAGGCCGGGCGCGAGCGCGAGGCGGCTCTGCGCGACATGGCCGACCGGACCGGGGTCGAGACCGTGCGTGCCTTCGCCAATGTCGCGAGCCAGTCGCTGCGCTTCGGGGCCTCGATGGCACAGGCGCTGACCACCTATGCCGCCGATCTGCGCGGCATTCGTGAGATGCGCGCGCAGGAAAAGGCCAATCGCCTGCCGGTGCAGATGTCAGGGGTTCTGGCCTCGCTGATGCTCCCGGCGCTGATCCTGATCGCCGTTGGCCCGGTGGTGATTCGCTATTTCGTGAATTACGCGCAGTAA
- a CDS encoding A24 family peptidase, translating to MTGQLLPLAALAPILIWVALSDLREMRIPNRIVLITLGFFALCAPFFGLHELSLRLAAGAITFLVGYVFFVLRAFGGGDVKFLAALMLFVPSAAMGEFLIAFSVALFAGSALTMGLQSAPVATRLGPRLGWKSCYARGKLPMGVSIALAGLALPYLVGG from the coding sequence ATGACCGGGCAACTCCTGCCGCTGGCGGCGTTGGCCCCGATATTGATCTGGGTCGCGCTCAGCGATCTGCGCGAGATGCGCATCCCGAACAGGATCGTGCTGATCACGCTTGGCTTCTTTGCGCTCTGCGCACCGTTCTTCGGCCTGCACGAACTGAGCCTGCGGCTTGCCGCGGGTGCGATCACCTTCCTCGTCGGCTACGTCTTTTTCGTGCTGCGCGCCTTCGGGGGAGGGGATGTGAAATTTCTCGCGGCCCTGATGCTATTCGTACCCTCTGCGGCGATGGGGGAGTTTCTTATCGCCTTTTCCGTCGCGCTTTTTGCGGGCTCGGCGCTGACGATGGGGCTGCAAAGCGCGCCGGTGGCGACGCGGCTTGGGCCCCGCTTGGGTTGGAAGAGCTGTTACGCACGGGGAAAGCTCCCGATGGGCGTCTCGATCGCGCTTGCGGGTCTGGCTTTGCCTTATCTGGTCGGCGGGTAG
- a CDS encoding aminopeptidase: MASDAIDPQLLDRLAEVAVQVGLNLQDGQDLVLTAPVEALPLVRRIAAEAYRAGAGTFTPILSDGETTLARFENAKDESFDRAPDWLYQGMAKAYESGAARMAIVGEDPMLLSEQDPEKVSRAGKANSIAYKPALEKISNFEINWSIVSYPTVAWAKRVFPDLPEDEAVGKLADAIFAASRADQPDPVAAWEAHNAALRKRRDWLNEQRFSALHFTGGGTDLTVGLADDHEWSGGASEANNGVVCNPNIPTEEVFTTPHAERVDGVVRATKPLSHQGSLIENIEMRFEGGKVVEAKASRGEAVLQKLIDTDEGARRLGEVALVPNGSPISASGLLFYNTLYDENAACHIAMGQCYSKCFINGGELSEDEVAAKGGNSSMIHVDWMIGGPETDIDGIKPDGTRVPVFRKGEWA, translated from the coding sequence ATGGCAAGCGACGCAATCGATCCGCAACTTCTCGACCGGCTGGCCGAGGTTGCCGTGCAGGTGGGTCTGAACCTGCAAGACGGTCAGGATCTGGTGTTGACCGCGCCCGTCGAGGCGCTGCCGCTGGTGCGCCGGATCGCCGCCGAAGCCTATCGCGCGGGCGCAGGCACCTTCACCCCGATCCTCAGCGATGGTGAGACCACGCTGGCCCGGTTCGAGAACGCGAAGGACGAAAGCTTCGACCGCGCGCCCGACTGGCTTTATCAGGGCATGGCGAAAGCTTACGAGAGCGGTGCGGCGCGCATGGCGATCGTGGGCGAAGACCCGATGCTGCTGTCCGAACAGGATCCGGAGAAAGTCTCGCGCGCCGGCAAGGCCAATTCCATCGCCTATAAACCGGCGCTGGAGAAGATCTCGAATTTCGAGATCAACTGGTCAATCGTCTCCTATCCGACCGTGGCCTGGGCCAAGCGCGTTTTCCCCGATCTGCCCGAAGACGAGGCCGTGGGCAAACTGGCTGACGCGATCTTCGCCGCCTCGCGCGCCGATCAACCCGATCCCGTCGCCGCCTGGGAGGCGCATAACGCGGCCCTGCGCAAGCGTCGCGACTGGCTGAACGAGCAGCGCTTCTCAGCGCTTCATTTCACCGGTGGCGGCACCGATCTGACCGTGGGCCTCGCCGATGATCACGAATGGAGCGGTGGTGCGTCCGAGGCCAATAACGGCGTCGTCTGCAACCCGAATATCCCGACCGAAGAAGTCTTCACCACGCCCCATGCCGAGCGCGTCGACGGGGTCGTTCGCGCGACCAAGCCGCTGTCGCATCAGGGCAGCCTGATCGAGAATATCGAGATGCGCTTCGAGGGCGGCAAAGTGGTCGAGGCGAAGGCCAGCCGCGGCGAGGCGGTTCTGCAAAAGCTGATCGACACGGACGAGGGCGCGCGCCGTTTGGGCGAGGTCGCGCTGGTACCGAACGGCTCGCCGATCTCGGCTTCGGGGCTGCTGTTTTACAACACGCTCTACGACGAGAATGCCGCCTGCCATATCGCGATGGGGCAGTGCTATTCGAAATGCTTCATCAATGGCGGCGAGCTGAGCGAGGACGAGGTCGCGGCGAAGGGTGGCAACAGCTCGATGATCCATGTCGATTGGATGATTGGCGGCCCCGAGACCGATATCGACGGCATCAAGCCCGATGGCACCCGCGTCCCGGTTTTCCGTAAGGGCGAATGGGCCTGA
- the galE gene encoding UDP-glucose 4-epimerase GalE, whose amino-acid sequence MTSKVLVTGGAGFIGSHCCKALAAAGHAPVVFDDLSRGHADAVRWGPLVEGDLRDRELVEKTLKEHRIDAVIHFAALAYVGESVAEPTRYYDVNLGGMTALLGAMQAVGLDKIVFSSSCATYGTPETLPISEDTPQNPINPYGRSKLICEWMLEDAAAATDLRFAALRYFNASGADPSGEIGERHDPETHLIPLVLRAASGQGPAVKVFGTDYPTPDGTCIRDYIHVDDLARAHLLALDHLQGGGDSLKLNLGTGRGASIREVIASVERVTGRKVPFEDAPRRPGDPAELVADPSRARDALGFTARYRELDEIVSHAAPWFGL is encoded by the coding sequence GTGACATCGAAGGTTCTGGTTACAGGCGGCGCGGGCTTCATCGGGTCGCATTGCTGCAAGGCGCTGGCTGCGGCGGGGCACGCCCCCGTCGTCTTCGACGATCTGTCGCGCGGCCATGCCGATGCGGTGCGCTGGGGGCCTCTCGTCGAGGGCGATCTGCGCGACCGGGAACTGGTCGAGAAAACGCTCAAGGAGCACCGGATCGACGCTGTGATCCATTTCGCGGCGCTGGCCTATGTCGGCGAGAGCGTGGCCGAACCCACCCGCTATTACGACGTCAATCTGGGCGGGATGACCGCGCTTCTGGGCGCGATGCAGGCGGTGGGGCTCGACAAGATCGTGTTCTCGTCGAGCTGCGCCACTTATGGCACGCCCGAGACGCTGCCGATCTCCGAAGACACGCCGCAAAATCCGATCAACCCCTATGGCCGCAGCAAGCTTATCTGCGAATGGATGCTGGAGGATGCCGCCGCCGCGACCGATCTGCGCTTCGCGGCCCTGCGCTATTTCAACGCGAGCGGCGCCGATCCGAGCGGCGAGATCGGCGAGCGGCACGATCCCGAGACCCATCTGATCCCGCTGGTGCTGCGCGCGGCCTCGGGGCAGGGGCCGGCGGTTAAGGTCTTCGGTACGGATTATCCCACGCCTGACGGCACCTGCATCCGCGATTACATCCATGTCGACGATCTGGCTCGCGCGCATCTTCTGGCGCTCGATCACCTGCAGGGCGGCGGCGACAGCCTGAAACTGAACCTCGGCACCGGGCGGGGCGCGTCGATCCGCGAGGTGATCGCCTCGGTCGAGCGAGTGACGGGGCGCAAAGTGCCCTTCGAGGACGCCCCACGCCGCCCCGGCGATCCGGCGGAGCTGGTGGCCGATCCGTCCCGTGCGCGCGACGCCTTGGGTTTTACCGCGCGCTACCGTGAACTTGACGAGATCGTGTCTCATGCCGCCCCGTGGTTCGGCCTCTGA
- a CDS encoding tetratricopeptide repeat protein yields MSRKIWTKSLGVVALALCTVSAPLLADETKPDVTERAQALVWGSGDVKPDPQAGLSMLEDAAAQGDPEAALAAGDLLLWGGPVAADRDRAVGYLEQAVEAGSWDAHRLLGKQLIGGWALPRDTARGVDLLETQIAKGDAKAALILGEAYLYGTGLPRDYAKARDLFETAAEAGDATGLWKYGETLMWSQRDPKTAQAVLERAGAAGVDGAYATLAEGAMYGYLGGGKVSRAKFDGYAKAARAAGNERIEVLDATRRIWGISMRGDGKQAVAQLREAAEAGNKTAARYLVGLLRDGNSYNVRRDPKGAADFLEAHSDLFTPEERANYAMTIRVARHRHDADFAPLAGEIAPARAKMNAAEARDLFKANPRLAVYMIQKDLADKGLYRGPLDGFAGRGTLRAMERACGTMPGDMACRDGVLAPEIVGAMLREGWGS; encoded by the coding sequence ATGTCACGCAAGATTTGGACCAAGTCGCTCGGAGTGGTCGCTCTGGCTTTGTGCACGGTCAGCGCACCGCTCCTCGCGGACGAAACCAAGCCCGACGTCACCGAACGCGCGCAGGCGCTCGTCTGGGGCTCTGGCGATGTGAAACCTGATCCACAGGCCGGGCTTTCGATGTTGGAGGACGCCGCGGCGCAGGGCGATCCCGAAGCGGCTTTGGCCGCAGGTGACCTGCTCCTCTGGGGCGGTCCTGTCGCTGCGGATCGTGATCGCGCCGTAGGCTATCTCGAACAGGCGGTCGAAGCGGGCAGCTGGGATGCGCACCGTCTGTTGGGCAAGCAGCTGATCGGTGGCTGGGCTTTGCCACGCGACACTGCGCGCGGGGTCGACCTGCTCGAGACGCAGATCGCAAAGGGCGATGCGAAAGCGGCGCTGATCTTGGGCGAGGCCTATCTCTACGGAACGGGACTGCCGCGCGATTATGCCAAGGCGCGCGACCTGTTCGAGACCGCAGCAGAGGCGGGCGACGCGACCGGATTGTGGAAATACGGCGAGACGCTGATGTGGTCGCAGCGTGATCCGAAGACAGCGCAGGCGGTTCTCGAACGCGCAGGCGCGGCGGGTGTAGATGGCGCTTATGCGACGCTGGCCGAGGGCGCGATGTATGGCTATCTCGGTGGCGGCAAGGTTTCGCGGGCGAAGTTCGACGGCTATGCCAAGGCCGCCCGCGCGGCGGGAAACGAGCGGATCGAAGTGCTCGACGCCACGCGCCGCATCTGGGGTATCTCGATGCGCGGCGATGGCAAACAGGCGGTGGCGCAACTGCGCGAGGCTGCCGAGGCGGGCAACAAGACCGCAGCGCGCTATCTGGTCGGCCTTTTGCGCGACGGCAACTCCTATAACGTCCGGCGCGATCCCAAAGGGGCGGCGGACTTCCTTGAAGCGCATAGCGATCTGTTCACGCCCGAAGAACGTGCGAATTACGCGATGACGATCCGTGTGGCGAGGCATCGGCACGATGCCGATTTCGCACCGCTCGCAGGAGAGATCGCGCCCGCCCGGGCCAAGATGAACGCCGCAGAGGCTCGCGACCTGTTTAAGGCCAACCCGAGGCTCGCGGTCTATATGATCCAGAAAGACCTCGCCGATAAGGGGCTGTATCGCGGCCCGCTCGACGGGTTCGCCGGGCGCGGCACACTGCGTGCGATGGAACGCGCCTGTGGCACGATGCCGGGCGATATGGCCTGCCGTGACGGGGTTCTGGCGCCCGAGATCGTCGGCGCGATGCTGCGCGAAGGGTGGGGCTCGTAA
- a CDS encoding helix-turn-helix transcriptional regulator has protein sequence MALRYLTDSIGAEAVILARYPRDAGASARALVHDRARSGCRIPLEQSFAGDLLGDYLDKAKRGSTWYRSMQDEDVPQAVASALARRNLVEMVVIPLEISDRWVDTLELHFTEKLRQYQQAVLTTLGDTLSRTWHNRARGMFTETLLKSTAKQAAPLIGSPILSADNPARLSRSEYRVCLLLRHGQSPDQMLAELGIKESTLRTHLSNLYAKTGARNLAELTFQLVSELPFELAGARAGRVA, from the coding sequence ATGGCGTTGAGATATCTGACCGACAGTATCGGGGCCGAAGCCGTCATATTGGCGCGCTATCCGCGGGATGCGGGCGCGTCGGCACGGGCGTTGGTCCATGACAGGGCGCGATCCGGCTGCCGGATCCCGCTGGAGCAAAGCTTCGCGGGCGATCTGCTTGGCGATTATCTCGACAAGGCCAAACGGGGCTCGACCTGGTATCGCTCGATGCAGGACGAGGATGTGCCGCAGGCGGTCGCTTCGGCACTGGCCCGGCGCAACCTCGTCGAAATGGTCGTCATTCCGCTCGAGATCAGCGACCGCTGGGTCGATACGCTGGAGCTGCATTTCACCGAGAAGCTGCGCCAGTATCAGCAAGCGGTGCTGACCACGCTCGGCGATACGCTGAGCCGCACCTGGCACAACCGCGCCCGGGGCATGTTCACCGAGACCTTGCTGAAATCTACCGCCAAGCAGGCCGCGCCGCTCATCGGCTCGCCGATCCTGAGCGCGGATAACCCGGCGCGTCTGAGCCGTTCGGAATATCGCGTCTGCCTGCTGCTGCGCCACGGTCAGTCGCCCGATCAGATGCTTGCGGAGTTGGGGATCAAGGAATCCACCCTGCGCACCCATCTGAGCAATCTCTACGCCAAAACCGGCGCGCGCAATCTGGCGGAACTGACCTTCCAGCTTGTCTCCGAACTGCCCTTCGAGCTCGCCGGCGCCAGAGCCGGACGGGTTGCATGA